The following are encoded together in the Diachasmimorpha longicaudata isolate KC_UGA_2023 chromosome 3, iyDiaLong2, whole genome shotgun sequence genome:
- the Prp19 gene encoding pre-mRNA-processing factor 19 has protein sequence MAFSCSISNEVPEHPVVSPVSGCIFEKRLIEKYVADNGVDPINGKELTIEQLIEINVSPTVKPKPPSATSIPAILKIFQDEWDAQMLHAFTVRQQLQTCRQELSHSLYQHDAACRVIARLTKELTAAREALATLKPQAGIAPTAIPQPAVAVEAGSGAVQPTEQAGITEDVIQILQERATVLTQERKRRGRSIPEDLLPAESIRSFQTLASHPGLHSASVPGILALDIHGADTSKILTGGADKNATVFNKDTEQVVAILKGHTKKVTRVIYHPDEDVVMTASPDSTIRIWNVGTSQTTLLLRAHDAPVTGLSLHPTGDYLLSSSLDQHWAFSDIRTGRLLTKVAGPGSQPLTTAQFHPDGLIFGTGTQDSQVKIWDLKEQSNVANFPGHSGPISAISFSENGYYLATAAEDCCVKLWDLRKLKNFKTLQLDEGYEVKDLCFDQSGTYLAVAGSDVRVYLCKQWQELKVLNDHTATATGVRFGRHAQYLASTSMDRTLKLYGLP, from the exons ATGGCGTTCTCATGTTCAA tttcaaaTGAAGTGCCAGAGCACCCGGTCGTCTCTCCAGTCTCTGGGTGCATTTTCGAGAAGAGATTGATTGAGAAATATGTTGCTGACAATGGAGTTGATCCCATCAATGGGAAAGAGCTCACTATAGAGCAGTTGATCGAGATTAATG TGAGTCCAACAGTAAAACCAAAGCCCCCAAGTGCCACTTCGATCCCAGCAATTCTGAAAATCTTCCAAGACGAGTGGGATGCACAGATGCTGCACGCATTCACTGTTCGCCAGCAGCTTCAGACATGCAGACAAGAGTTGTCACACTCTCTGTATCAGCACGATGCAGCTTGCAGAGTGATCGCGAGACTGACGAAAGAGCTGACAGCAGCCAGGGAGGCTCTGGCAACATTGAAGCCCCAGGCTGGCATAGCTCCCACTGCCATACCCCAGCCAGCAGTGGCAGTCGAGGCTGGAAGTGGTGCTGTCCAGCCGACAGAGCAAGCTGGTATCACTGAGGATGTCATTCAGATACTTCAGGAGAGGGCGACGGTCCTCACACAGGAGAGAAAGCGAAGGGGAAGGTCCATTCCTGAGGATCTACTCCCGGCTGAGAGCATCAGAAGCTTCCAAACACTTGCTTCACATCCG GGTCTGCACAGTGCATCAGTGCCAGGAATCCTTGCTCTGGACATTCACGGTGCTGATACCAGTAAAATATTGACTGGAGGTGCTGACAAAAATGCCACAGTCTTCAATAAAGACACCGAGCAGGTGGTGGCTATTTTGAAGGGACACACCAAGAAAGTAACAAGGGTTATTTATCATCCTGACGAGGATGTAGTTATGACGGCATCTCCAGACTCGACGATTCGCATTTGGAATGTGGGAACCAGCCAGACAACTCTGCTGCTGAGGGCTCATGATGCCCCAGTCACTGGATTGTCCCTTCATCCAACTGGGGATTATTTGCTCAGCTCTTCCCTGGATCAACACTGGGCTTTTTCGGATATCAGGACTGGGAGACTACTCACTAAGGTCGCTGGCCCAGGCAGCCAGCCTCTGACCACCGCTCAATTCCATCCTGACGGTCTGATCTTTGGAACCGGAACTCAGGACTCTCAGGTGAAAATCTGGGATCTCAAGGAGCAATCCAACGTCGCCAATTTCCCTGGacactctggacccatttCTGCGATCAGCTTCTCAGAGAACGGATACTATCTTGCGACAGCTGCTGAAGACTGTTGTGTCAAGCTGTGGGATTTGAGGAAACTGAAGAACTTCAAGACTCTCCAGTTGGACGAGGGCTACGAGGTCAAGGATTTGTGCTTCGATCAGAGTGGAACATATCTTGCTGTTGCTGGATCTGACGTCAG aGTTTACTTGTGCAAGCAATGGCAGGAACTGAAGGTTCTCAACGACCACACAGCAACAGCAACGGGAGTTCGATTTGGCAGGCATGCACAGTACTTGGCATCGACAAGTATGGACCGAACATTGAAACTTTATGGACTTCCGTAG
- the LOC135160095 gene encoding E3 ubiquitin-protein ligase RNF185-like — translation MGTVEEQPGPSKPSDLGGKEKERDDRMFECNICLDTAKDAVVSMCGHLFCWPCLHQWLETRPTRQVCPVCKAAISKEKVIPLYGRGAAKQEDPRNNVPPRPVGQRTELENSTAFTGLGFADGGFHMSFGIGGYPFAFFTSSLNFGETRPSAVPRGTPQSDDDIYISKIFLWLAIIFIGWLLMA, via the exons ATGGGGACCGTGGAGGAACAGCCAGGCCCTTCCAAGCCCAGTGATCTTGGAGGGAAGGAAAAGGAGAGGGATGACAGGATGTTCGAGTGTAATATTTGCCTGGACACTGCCAAGGATGCTGTTGTCAGCATGTGTGGACACTTGTTTTG TTGGCCATGTCTTCATCAATGGTTAGAAACAAGACCAACGAGACAGGTTTGTCCAGTCTGCAAAGCAGCCATTAGCAAAGAAAAAGTTATTCCACTCTATGGAAGAGGTGCAGCCAAGCAGGAGGATCCcag AAATAACGTTCCACCTCGTCCCGTGGGCCAGAGGACAGAGCTAGAGAATTCAACGGCCTTCACAGGACTGGGATTTGCGGACGGAGGGTTCCACATGTCCTTTGGCATCGGAGGATATCCTTTCGCCTTCTTCACGTCGTCGCTGAACTTTGGAGAGACTCGACCAAGTGCTG TACCCAGAGGGACTCCCCAGTCCGACGACGACATCTACATTTCAAAGATATTCCTTTGGCtggcaataatttttatcggctGGCTCTTAATGGCGTAA
- the LOC135160102 gene encoding selenoprotein M-like, producing the protein MKGICVVVLLGICAGVSASGSAYVHAIVESCSGCSLNRLPDVKEFINEDLPLYDRTEFKHIQGAPPELVLYDKHNEEVERLQLSRLTREECNELLQRKGFIRSKHSKDEM; encoded by the exons atgaaggggaTTTGTGTTGTTGTTCTCCTGGGGATCTGTGCTGGAGTTTCGGCTAGCGGTAGTGCCTACGTGCATGCAATTGTTGAG AGTTGCTCTGGATGTTCCTTGAACCGTCTTCCTGATGTCAAGGAGTTCATAAACGAAGATTTGCCGCTCTA TGATCGAACAGAGTTCAAGCACATTCAGGGAGCACCACCAGAGCTCGTCCTGTATGACAAACACAACGAGGAGGTAGAGCGTCTCCAGCTCTCCAGACTCACTCGAGAAGAGTGCAATGAGTTACTCCAGAGGAAGGGATTCATTCGCAGCAAGCACTCTAAAGACGAGATGTAA
- the LOC135160062 gene encoding dynein axonemal intermediate chain 4-like: MAQANSLVSRRMSRGRPSKAKPQKPLTSVLQQRKHLKVFENGLDVTPKLLTHRFYPTIEENRLTAYDTIGMLKTGSESMMSLSSAALRSSISGLVSKPSPTHTTVIPPLDETMESLIATQEIVSLGDESRAPSPFCLPKFEEASTKFPETVTILLKETETMIIFEMPQLTADLDTPEGQQVQQENERYEMLTLEGGPKRKLAEAETQTRRVHVKSRSTHLGRERRMNQGTVVNNWVIHDTYAELEGAQRVEETPDRNKLPKLSLTPATPSPEAQLAEISKKSSFKDALQIMERIIASNLFIIPQKRFKGLLKSDPCSPDLKFTYSLNLLWTHSCSATKDRPVTAFRWNYTNPNILAVGYGSKKTTGDGVLLIWCMKNPSQPDRTYRFESAISDLDWSRSKPNQLAVGFYDGRLRVIDVSSRSLAVLRDSKTDKLRLFSPQWQVQWWQGDEYMDYEEQIYTSTQDGRILCYPIHEDFTSTQMMRIPRIEAEISGVPRKDFCEKVDISIRRNPGAVLLRRHPEKLDGYFVGSDEGCVHTCSTNYLDHHVDSFLAHDGPIYAFEFSPFSSKLFLTCGADWTARIWAEGITEPLITLSTRMSCVRAAAWSPKNSTILATCADNEISIWDIKRRTYKPSSVTLTPGGRLCALEFTRSGDQLVVADISGSVFVYQLEGMPFPPFNQVELLVNSIRKALVTKVELEKKFLKVFE, translated from the exons ATGGCCCAGGCAAACAGTCTAGTCTCCCGAAGAATGTCGAGGGGACGTCCCTCCAAAGCTAAGCCCCAGAAGCCTCTAACTTCTGTCCTCCAGCAACGAAAACACCTCAAAGTCTTCGAGAATGGGCTCGACGTCACTCCAAAACTCCTGACCCATCGTTTTTATCCCACAATCGAGGAAAATCGGCTAACAGCGTACGATACTATTGGAATGCTGAAAACCGGAAGTGAATCCATGATGTCCTTGAGCTCCGCCGCACTGCGATCCAGCATATCCGGACTCGTATCG AAGCCATCTCCGACGCATACAACCGTTATTCCCCCCCTTGACGAGACAATGGAAAGTCTGATTGCAACCCAGGAAATTGTGTCACTTGGTGACGAGTCTCGTGCTCCCTCACCATTTTGTCTCCCAAAATTTGAAGAAGCATCGACCAAATTCCCAGAGACGGTGACGATTCTCCTGAAGGAGACGGAAACGATGATCATCTTCGAGATGCCGCAGTTGACTGCAGACCTGGACACTCCCGAGGGTCAGCAGGTGCAACAAGAGAACGAGAGGTACGAGATGCTTACCTTGGAGGGTGGACCAAAGAGGAAACTGGCAGAAGCCGAGACACAGACACGGAGGGTCCACGTTAAATCCAGGTCGACACACCTCGGAAGGGAGAGGAGAATGAATCAGGGGACTGTGGTCAATAACTGGGTCATTCATGACACTTATGCCGAGCTGGAAGGGGCTCAGAGGGTGGAAGAGACACCG GATAGGAACAAGCTTCCAAAGCTCTCGCTGACCCCAGCGACCCCCAGCCCGGAAGCTCAACTGGCCGAAATCAGCAAGAAATCGTCCTTCAAAGATGCTCTTCAAATAATGGAGAGGATAATTGCCAGCAATCTCTTCATAATTCCTCAGAAGCGGTTCAAGGGTCTCTTGAAGAGTGACCCTTGTAGCCCAGACCTGAAGTTCACGTACTCCTTGAACCTCCTGTGGACGCACTCCTGTTCAGCAACGAAAGATCGTCCGGTAACTGCCTTCAGGTGGAACTACACAAACCCCAATATTTTGGCCGTTGGTTACGGCTCCAAGAAGACAACCGGTGATGGTGTCCTGCTCATCTGGTGCATGAAGAACCCGAGTCAACCAGACAGGACTTACCGATTCGAATCAGCAATCTCCGACCTCGACTGGAGTCGATCGAAGCCCAATCAGCTGGCTGTGGGGTTCTACGACGGACGTCTCCGAGTCATCGATGTGAGCAGTAGGAGTTTGGCTGTTTTGCGGGACAGCAAGAC CGACAAACTCCGTCTCTTCTCCCCACAATGGCAAGTCCAGTGGTGGCAGGGGGACGAGTACATGGACTACGAAGAGCAGATCTACACGTCCACCCAGGACGGTCGAATTCTGTGCTATCCGATCCACGAGGACTTCACCTCGACTCAGATGATGCGTATACCCAGGATTGAAGCGGAGATCTCTGGAGTTCCTCGTAAGGATTTCTGCGAGAAGGTCGACATCTCGATCCGCCGAAATCCTGGGGCTGTACTGTTAAGAAGACATCCTGAGAAACTTGACGGCTACTTCGTAGGCTCCGACGAGGGTTGCGTCCACACCTGCTCGACAAACTACCTCGATCACCACGTGGACAGCTTCCTGGCGCATGATGGGCCAATCTATGCCTTCGAGTTTTCTCCATTCAGCTCCAAATTATTCCTGACATGCGGGGCTGACTGGACTGCACGGATCTGGGCCGAGGGCATCACGGAGCCCCTTATCACCCTCTCTACGAGGATGTCCTGCGTAAGGGCGGCCGCCTGGAGCCCCAAGAACTCCACGATCCTGGCAACTTGTGCTGATAACGAGATCTCAATTTGGGATATCAAGAGGAGAACTTATAAACCCTCCTCGGTGACGCTCACTCCTGGTGGAAGACTCTGCGCTCTCGAGTTCACCAGGAGTGGAGATCAGCTAGTGGTTGCTGATATATCGGGAAGTGTCTTTGTGTACCAGCTCGAGGGGATGCCGTTCCCGCCGTTCAATCAGGTTGAACTTTTAGTAAATTCGATTCGGAAGGCGTTGGTTACAAAAGtggagttggaaaaaaaatttttgaaagtttTCGAATGA